TGCATGCCCGTCTGGCCGAAGGACATAGAACCTTGCATCTTCAGAGCCAATGTATATATTTCCGTTTGGCGCTATTAAAGGAGATGCATCTAAAAGGTATCTGGTACCAAAACTCCACAGAGCCTTACCCTCTGGTTTCATGGCAAACAAATAATAATCTCCGGAACCAAAATAGATCATACCATCAGGGGCAACAGCAGGAGATGATGCTATATGATCAGCGGTCTTTTGCGTCCATTTTACATGTCCTTCCTGAGTAATGGCATGGAGTCTCTTATCCCAGGATCCAACATAAACCGTACCATCGGGCGCAATAGCTGGAGATGAAATGATACCTCCTTCGGATTTGTATTTCCATAGTAAACTACCATCAGGATTGAGCGCGTAGAGATAGCCATCCCAAGATCCAAAGAGAATGGTTCCATCCTTTCGAATAGCAGGTGATGATTCAACCTCTCCTTGTGTCTCGAATGCCCACTTCTGTTTGCCCTCTCGGGTGATAGCATAGAGTTTTTTATCTTTTGATCCGAAATAGATGGTACCGTCTTCTCCAAGGGCAGGAGAGGAAGTAACAGCTCCTTGCGTTTGGAACACCCACTTGAGCACAGGCTTTTGAATACTTGCATAAGGACTTCTTCCGGTATGTTGTAAATCATGCCTGAACATAGGCCATGGTGTATCAGCGGTCTGTGCATAAAGTGTTTTTGACAGGGGAGTGGAACATAAGAAGAGAAGAAATAAAGATGGGACAAAGAATCTGGAACATTTTTTTATCATAGAGAATTCCTTTTAAAGTATTCCTTTTGTTGATGGGATATCCTTTCTACGCGTATCCGTGCTCATAGCATCTTTCAATGCTGTGGCCAGCCCCTTGAAAATTGCCTCGGCTATATGATGTGCATTCGTGCCGTAGGGAACATTTACATGGAGGTTAATACCTGCGTTTGTGCTCAATGCTTCCAAAAATTCCTCAATGAGTTCTGCGTCAAAATTTCCGATCTTTTCTGTAGGAAACAGTACATGAAATACCATTGCAGATCTGCCACTGATATCTATGGCGATATTGGCAAGAGACTCTTGCATCGGGACGCTTGCATGTGAAAAACGCCGGATCCCCTTTTTATCGCCCAAAGCCTCTTTTATTCCTTGTCCCAGGCAGATCCCTATATCTTCTACCGTATGGTGATCATCAACATTACGGTCACCGATTGCCTTGATGTCCATATCGAACAGGGCATGTTTCGTCAGGAGATCAAGCATATGATCTAGGAAGCCAATGCCGGTGTTGATGTGGCTATTTCCCTCTCCATCGAGATTGACTATTAATTCAATCTGGGTTTCTTTCGTCTTTCTCTGAATCATTGCTCTGCGTTTTTCCATTGATTTTCTTTTGTTTATAGGTGACTAGGGCTAAAATAAATAAGGTATCGTGCCAATATTCAGGGGCAATAGGCAACTTTAGATTTTGCATGATTATTGGATATAAGCTCTTTCAGGTTTCTTAATAAAATTTCAACTTCTTCTCTTGTTCCGATGGTAATTCGTAAACAGTCATCCAACCTTCTTATATTAAAATATCGTACAAGTATTTTTCTCGATTTTAATGCTTGATATACATGGTGAGCAGAAACACCTCTCATACATTTTGCCAGGATGAAATTGGTTTGAGACGGATATACATAAAATCCCAACTCCTGCAGCGACTGAGCGAGGTATTGCCGTGTTTCTTTTATTTTTTCAACGTTAGCCCTCATGGTTTTTTGATCATCCAATGCAGCCACAACGGCGGTAATGCTGAGTCTGTCAACATTATAGGAATCCTTTACCTTCATCATTCCCTGAATGATAGATTCCTGAGCAATACAAAACCCGAAGCGTATACCAGCTAATGAATAGGATTTTGAAAGTGTACGAAGGATGAGGATATTATCATGCTGTTCAACCAAAGAGAGGCAATTATCATCTGCAAAATCGGCGTATGCTTCATCAATAACAAGCACACCATCTACCTGAGAAGCGATCTTTGATATTTCGCCCGGTGATATCATTGTTCCCGAAGGGGAATTTGGGTTTGCCAGAAAAGTAACCTTTGCTCCTTTTACTATAAAATCCCCGGGAAGAGAATACTCTTCAGTAAAATCTACAGCATACTCAGACGCATCCTGCAGTTCAGCAAGTGTTTTATAGAGCATATACGATGGATAAGGGAAGACCACTGTGTCGCCGGTTCCGGCGAAACTTCGTATGATAATCGACAATAAATCATCTGAACCGTTTCCGGCTATAACATACTCTGGCCTTGTACCTAACACCTGAGCAATTTTTATTCTGGCTGCTGTTGCGATTGGATCAGGGTAAAGACGAAGAGTTTCGTTTACCGCCTCTTTAATAGCACGGAAAACCTCCGGAGAAGGTGGATAAGGATTTTCATTTGTATTAAGCTTTATATAAATGCCGTCTTTCGGTTGTTCACCTGGTATATACCCCGACATCTTTTCAATATTGTCTCGAAAATAACTCAATGGCATACTCCTTATTTCAGAGATTTACTCTTCTCTTTGTTTAATCTGATTTGAATGGAACGTGTGTGTGCATCCAGGCCTTCAGCCTTTGAAATCTCGACAATATCATCACAAGCATCCTTAAGCGCTGACTTTGAATAGGTTATTACACTGGATCTTTTCAGAAAATCATTTACCGATAACCCGGAAGAAAAGCGAGCCGTACTACCTGTAGGGAGTACATGAGAAGGCCCTGCGATATAATCTCCTAATGCGACAGGTGTATAGGAACCCAAAAAGATTGCCCCGGCATGCTTAATATGTGACAACACGTTTCTGGGATTTTGCGTCATAATTTGTAAATGTTCCGGAGCTAAGGTATTCGCAATGTCTATACATTCGTCAATATTTTTTGTCAAGAGAATGATACCGAATTTATCAAGACATCTTTTTGTATCTGTACGCCGTTTCAAATTGGTTATTTGTAGCTTTAACTCTACCAGTACTTGTTCTGTCAATAACTCTGAGAAAGTAACCAGTATTGCGATACCTGGTGTATGTTCTGCTTGCGATAACAGGTCAGATGCTACAAACGATGGGTTTGCGCGGTCATCAGCTACAATTACTACCTCGCTCGGTCCTGCCAGCATATCGATGCCGGCATATCCAAAGATTTCCCTTTTCGCAAGCGTTACAAATATATTCCCGGGTCCCACGATTTTGTCTACTTTTGGAACTGTTTCTGTACCAAACGCAAGGGCGGCAATAGCCTGGGCGCCACCAATCTTATAGATTTCATTCACACCCGATTCCTTTGCAGCTACCAATCTTTCTGGCGGGATGGTTCCATCTTTTGCAGGTGGTGTAGTCATGATTATCTTGCCAACACCTGCTACACGTGCCGGTATGGTATTCATCAATACCGTTGATGGATAGGAGGCGGCGCCACCCGGAACATAAACCCCAACGCTCTCAAGAGGGGAATACACCGTATCAAGCACAACACCATGTGTTTTTAACGGGCTGATATTACGGATTCGTATGTGTTCCTGGTACGTCCATATATTTGTGATAGCCCGTTGAATAGACCTTACAAAAGGAAGTGATATCTTCTTATACGCTTCCGCAATTTCTTCATCCTTTACCTGAAATTCAGCTGGCAGGAGAGAAGCCTTATCAAAGCGTTTACTATAGCTTACAATAGCCTTATCTCCACGCTTTTGAATATCGCGGATGATTTTGAGTACGGCATCTCTCTGATTTGAGAAACCGTCTAAAACACTTAACCGTTGCTTGAGTTTCTTAATTTCCTTATCAATATTACATTCCCATGTTCTGAGCACCTGCATTGCCGTATTCCAAAAATTAACGAGGCATAAGCCTCGTTTAGTCTATCGTGAATTATGTAATGTAGCTGTACAAAATATCCAGAAATTATATTTTTTACTGAAAATATTGTCAAGGGAAATGAAATGAGTTTCATTTTGACTTTCACATGCAAGGCGATATAATACAAAAAATTTTGGATATTGTACTATGACTATAATAGCAGGGGTAGATGAAGCCGGATACGGTCCTGTGCTTGGACCTTTGGTAATTACAGCTATTGCTTTCGATGTGCCGGATGAAAAGATAGATTGCTCGCTATGGAAATTGCTGGAAGATGCTGTTTCAAACGGTCTCAAAAGCAAGATGCATCGATTGACTGTTCGGGACAGTAAAAAGTTGTATAATGCGCGTAGCGGGTTAAAATCATTAGAAGATATTGTTCTCTCTTTTCTGTTATCAAAAGATGTAAAGATCACATCATTTTATCAATTGCTTAACGTTCTATCGTGCTGTCACATCAAGATACTCAGCCGTTATCCCTGGTATGCCGGGAAAGATTATCCGTTGCCATTGGCTACGAGTGTTTCTGCTGTTTTAAATTATACCCATTTGTTAAAATATGTTTTACAGAAGCAAAACATCCAATTTTGCTATACAGTCAGTCGCGTTGTAACGGTTAAAGAATTAAATGAACAGGTAGAGGTATCAGGAAATAAGGCTACGGTATTATTCGATAATTTTATAACGCTTGTTACTGATCTGTGGAACCGTTGTGATGGCGCTGGCACTATAAGATTAATTGCAGATAAGCAAGGTGGCAGGAATAGTTATCTTAGCCTCTTAAGAGACCGGTTGCCCGGAGTGGATATAACGGTCTTAAAAGAAGGTGTTAAAGTTTCAGCATATAAGATTTCATGTGCACGAAGAGAAATGGAGATATCTTTTGTGGAGAAAGGTGAAGATGCCTGCATGACGGTAGCTCTGGCATCCGTGTTTAGCAAATATATGAGAGAATTATTTATGCGGTTGGAGAATCACTATTGGCTTCAATTTGTCCCTGATTTAAAACCAACAGCGGGCTATTACGAAGATGCGCAGAGGTTTTTATCAGAGATAGCGTCCATTAAAAAAAGAGAATTGATCCAGGATGATATCTTAATACGTAGTAAATAGATATTTAAAATTACAGAGTACACAGTGAAAGAATAAAAATAGCTGATCAAAGAGAGACGGAGAAGAAAGAGAAAAAAGGTTAAGGACTTTCTTTGTGTTCTTAGTGTCTTTGTGGCTAACTTCATGAATGAAAGGAGTTTTTTAAAGAAAATGGCTGTAAATGTGGCGGTTGTAGGCGCAACAGGCGCTGTAGGCGAGGAATTTTTACGGATATTGGAAAGCAGAAAATTTCCTATACATGAATTGAGATTGCTGGCTTCAAAACGTTCTGCCAGCAAGAAGATGAAGTTTTGCGGGGTTGATTATACAGTACAGGAATTAACCAGGCAATCATTTCAGGGTATAAAGATTGCTCTGTTTAGCGCAGGGGCAAATATTAGCAGGGAATATGTACCCTATGCTATCGAGAGCGGTGCTATTTGTGTGGATAATTCCAGTGCCTTTAGAATGGATGATGATGTTCCCTTGGTGGTACCCGAGGTAAACCCTCAGGAAATTGCCAGGCATTATGGTGTAATTGCCAATCCTAACTGTTCTACCATTCAGATGGTGGTCGCTCTGAAACCGATCCATGATGTTGCCGGGATAAAGAGAATTGTTGTCTCAACATATCAGGCAGTATCTGGTGCAGGGCTGAAGGCAGTTGATGAACTTCAAAAGGAGACTTCCAGCATCCTCGAGGGTAAGAGAGATTTTAAGAGAAGTTTATTTCCGCATCAGATTGCATTTAATGTTTTGCCCCAGATTCCCCAGAGTAATGCGTTTTTGTCCGATGGATATACATCTGAGGAGATGAAGATGGTGAATGAGACGAAAAAGATTATGGGGGATAATAGCATTGGGGTGACCGCAACAACGGTACGCGTACCTGTTATTCGTAGCCATAGTGAATCAGTTAACGTAGAAACAAAGAAAAAGATTACTGCCCGGGAGGTAAAAGATCTCCTGCTAAAAGCGCCGGGTGTTACTGTTATAGATGATCCGGGCAATCAGCTATATCCTCTGGCTACAGATGCGGCTGGGAAGGATGATGTGTTTGTGGGGCGTATCCGTGAGGACAAATCCATTGAGAATGGGATTAACTTATGGATTGTGAGCGATAATCTCCGAAAAGGAGCTGCCCTCAATGCCGTCCAGATTGCCGAAAAGTTATTAGAAAAGTTATGATAGGGAAGAAAATCTGATTTACCACGGAGGACGCAAAGAAAGGCAAATTTAAGATGCAGGGCAAGGCTTTAGCCTTGCTCCCCGCCTCTGAATATGCGCACAGGGATAGTAACCCTAAAGAGTTGCCCTACAGAAAAAATCCTATACTATAAATAAATTTGTCTGTTTTCTCTGCACCCTCTGCAGGGAACTATTTCTCTGTTGTTAACGGGCTGACACCATTGCATCTCTTAGTACTTGTATGGTATGCACACAGGTAATTTCAGAACCTCGTGAGGCAAGAAGATCCTCGATCTGCATCCGGCATCCGGGACATCCCGTTGCTACTGCTTTTGCACCGCTTTTTTCTATGGTTCTTGCCTTATGTTCACCAATCTTCATTGAGAGGTCATAATGCAGTATATTAAATATTCCACCGCCGCCGCAGCATCGTTCCGGAGTTTCCATTTCCTGAAACTGGGCCGAACGTCTCAGGATATCCCTCGGCTGCTTTGAGATATTTTGTCCCCAATGGAGATGACATGGATCGTGGTATGAGATTTTTGTCGTTAGGGGCTGTAGTTTATACGTAAAATATTTTTCAATAAACTCGGATATATCATAGAGTTTTTCTCTAAATTTTTGAGAACGATCGCCTAAGATATGATGGTAATCCCTTTTCAGTGTCCTTCCGCAAGTGGCGCAGGCAGTAATAATAAAATCAACCTGGGCTTCCTCAAATACCCTTACGTTTGTTTCCGCTAATTTCCGTGCTGTTTTTACGTCTCCCAGCGACCGTGCGGGAATACCGCAGCATAGCTGTTTGGAGGGAATAATTACCTCAACATCGAGATGGTGTAATACCTCGACCACCGCATCTGCAATATCGGTATAAACATAGTTGATAAGGCATCCCACATAAAAACCCACCCGCATTTTAGGATTATGTATCTTTTTTGTAGTACGGTATTTGTCTAATACAAATTCTTTTGCCAGAGGCGGAATCCATCTTCCATCCATAAACATCAGCGGTAAATGCCTCATGGCGCCATGTCGTTTTAAGGGAACAATCCGTTGAAAAGCGCTGGCTGATTTTAAAAGAAGATTAAAGAGCCGTCTTCGGGGAAGAAAGAGCTGTAATATTATTCGTGGTATAAGCCATATCCCGATATGATTTGCCAGGTCATCGGTCATTGTCTGTATAATAAAATCATAATCGACGCCCGAAGGACAGATACTGGAGCATCGGAGGCATTTCTTACAGGAGAGGAGATAATCTCTCAACTGTTTTGTGTAAAAGATCTCGCCATCCCGTAATGCTTCTGCAAGGCTAATGCGACCTCGCGCTACCATGGACTCGTTACCTGTTTCGATAAAAACAGGGCAGATTGAGCGACACTTACCACATTTAGCACACTTGTTAATTTCCGTTTCCCGTGTTTTCGTAATCATAATGTTTATTTTACAATACCTTATTCTTTATCATGTACTTCATTCTGTTGTTTTCCTTAAATCCTGGAAAATATCTATTTAATATAACACAAATTTACTATAATTTAAATAAACTAATCCACTACTGTTGCAGTATATTTCGTATAGCGGATAAATAGCAGTATTGTATATATGAATTATCTTTAAACGTATCTTAGGCTTTTGTGATCTATTTACCAGGGCAGGATTTATACGCTCCTGCGTATTTACTTTATGGAATATGATGTATGTCAAAAATAAAAATTCTTCCCTCATCTGTTATTAATAAAATTGCTGCAGGTGAGGTGATTGACCGCCCGGCATCTGTAGTAAAGGAATTGATTGAGAATGCTATTGATGCCGGAGCATCGAGAATTGATACGTATTTAGAAGATGGGGGCAGAAAACTGATACGTGTCTCAGATGATGGTGTCGGGATGGATACTGAAGACCTTGCGATTGCCTTTCAAAGCCATGCTACCAGTAAACTGCAGAGTGCAGATGATTTATTTTCAATTCATTCCCTGGGTTTTCGGGGAGAAGCGCTGCCGAGTATTGGAGCCATTTCACACGCGTGTATTATTTCCAGGGCGAAAGGAACTATACACGGAGCGGAAATAAGAATCGACGGCGGAGTTCTTGGGCACATGAAGGAGCGGGGTGCGCCTGAAGGTACACAAGTTGAGGTAAGGGATCTGTTTTTTAATACTCCTGTACGGAAAAAATTCATGAAGACCGCACCTACGGAAATAGCGTATATTTCCGAAGTATTAACGAGATTTTCTCTCTCCTATCCGAAGATTCATTTTACCCTTATGCATAACAACAGGATGGTGTTCAACCTTCCACCCGTTCATGATGTAGCTGAACGTATTGGGATGTTCTTTGGTGAGGAGATGAGAAAACATCTTATCAGCGTATTTCTCAGAGAGGAAATGTGTGCCCTTTCAGGATATGTTGTACCTCCTTTTTTTAATAAAGCGAATGCAAGGATGCAATTCATATTTTTGAATGGCCGCTATATCAAGGATAGCGCTATCTTTCGGGCTATTCATGAGGCCTATCACGGAAAATTAATGCATAAGAGGTATCCGATTGTTTTCTTGTTTCTTCAGGTGGAGCCATCCGAGGTGGACGTGAATGTCCACCCGACAAAAATTGAGGTGCGCTTCCGGAATACGAACGTAATGTATAATTATATCCTTTCAGCATTAAAAGAAGGTTTAAATAAATCAACAACTCAACCTGCTACGATACTATCTCCTATACAAGAGCTGGAAAGGGAATCGATAAAGACAGAGGGAGCAGACCTTATAAAAAAGTCATTGTGGGAACAATTCTCTTTTAAAAGGGCAGATGAGCTTTCCACGAGACATGGATTAACAAAGAGGCATGAACCTATCTCTCTTCCTTGCGAAAGCGCAAACAGGGACGATGAAAAATCTGTTTTGAGACCTATATCGAAGATAGATAATGATATTCAAACGAACAGAGAAACAGATAAAGAAGAAAAGATAAGAATTCCGGAAGGCATTATGAGAAGCAAGAGAGTATATCTCCAAATTCATAATTCCTACATCGTAGAAGAGACGGAAGATGGATTGAATATTATAGATCAACATGCCCTGCACGAGATAATCTTGTACCATGAAATAGAATCGAGTATACGCGCTTCCAGGTCTTTCAGTCAACGCTTACTAATACCCGAACTTGTCGAGCTGAATCCAAAAGATTTTTTTAGTGTTATCAGTTTGAGAGAATATCTGGAATCGATAGGAATTGAGGCTGAGGAGTTTGGTCAGCATACGGTTGTGATCCGTTCCTTTCCGCAAATTCTGAAGCATTTAAATGCCAAAGCATTTATAGAGGAGATACTAGCCGAATTAAGCGAGGAAGATTTCCTGAAAGGAAAAGATAAGATTTTAAGCAAGTTAATCAGCGTTATGGCATGCAAAGGCGCTATCAAGGCAGGTCAAAGGCTTGAACCACAAGAGATAGAAGAACTCCTGGAAAAGAAAAGAAGTATACATGCATACATACATAACTGTCCACACGGCAGACCAACAGCTTTAAATTTTTCTCTGGATGAGTTACAAAGACAATTCAAAAGAAAATAGCAATAATAAAATATCGTAACATTGATTTTAAACTATCCTATGTTTTTTTATAGTGAGAGTTTAAGTATATTTAAAGGGCCAAGAAATCACTTGACTTTTATTTTTACGAGTGATAAGATTTTTATATAATTCATTGTGGCAATTTGTATTACGGTAAAACAAGACATCTCTTTGGTGTAGAGTACATGTTTGAATTAATCGTTGAAACAGATTTTTCTGCAGCGCATAACCTGCGGGAATACAAAGGGCAATGCGAGAGGCTTCACGGTCATAATTGGAAGGTTCAGGTTGTTTTAAAGGCTGAAAATTTGAACAAATTAGGTATGGTTATGGATTTTCGGGAAGCGAAAACTATTCTTGGAGAGATCATAAATACTTTTGATCACGCTTACTTGAACGAACTTCCTGCTTTCAAGGTTTTAAACCCAACGACGGAAAACCTTTCTCAATTACTCTATCATGAGTTGAAGAGTAAACTGCCCGCCGGAGTGATGGTTGGCAGAGTAACAACCTGGGAATCTGACCGTTGCGGGGCTGTATATTTTGAATGAGTTCTTTTACAATATAAGGGTAGGCAATGGCGGTAATATTACAAGTGGCCCTCGATTTTGTTGATCTTCACCGGGCTGTAAAGGTTGCTCAGGAGGCGATTGAGGGGGGGGCTGATTGGCTTGAGATTGGCACTCCGCTTATTAAGAGCGAGGGGATGAATGCGATACGCCATTTTAGAAAGTTATTTCCTGCTGTAACTTTGGTTGCTGATATGAAAACTATGGATGCGGGTCGTACTGAGGTGGAGATGGCTGCAAAAGCGGGTGCGAATATTGCCGTTGTGATGGGGCATGCTCCTGATTCAACAATAAGGGAGTGTATAGAGGCGGGAAGGAATTATGGTATAAAAATTTGTGTAGACTTTATGAATGATAGCAAAATCGATGAACATATTACGAATATAGAAAAATGGGGCGCAGATTATATTGCTGTTCATACCGCTATAGATGATCAAATGCATGGGGAAACGCCTTTCAATATGTTGCAGCGTATCGGTAGTAAAGTAAAAATACCCATCGCTGTTGCAGGTGGTATAAATTCTGAAAACGTACTGGATACCGTAAATGCAGGAGCAAGCGTTGTTATTGTCGGTGGATATATTACGAAATCAAAAAACGCAAAAGTTGCAGCAGAAAGTATTAAGAATGCGATTAGAGAGAATCGGCGGATCTGTACGACACTATTTAAAAGGGTAACGCCCGAAGAAGTCCGGGATGCTTTAATGAAACTTTCTACGGCGAATATTTCAGATGGCAGTCACCGTGCAGAAGGTATTACCGGATTATACCCAATATATACTAATATGAAATTGCTCGGTAATGCGGTTACTGTCCGGACATATCCTGGCGACTGGGCAAAGCCGGTTGAGGCTATAGATATTGCAAAAGAGGGTGATATAATTGTGATTGATGCGGGAGGGACTGGTCCTGCAGTTTGGGGAGAATTAGCAACTCACAGTGCATTGCAAAAAAAAATACGGGGTGTGGTTATTCATGGAGCAATGCGGGACGTTGCAGAAATCAGGAAATTAAACTTTCCGGCTTTTACAAAAATGGTGATGCCAATGGCGGGTGAACCAAAAGGATTTGGTGAGATTAACGTGCCGATTCGCATATCGGGAATTCAAATAAATCCTGGTGATTGGATTATAGGAGATGATGATGGGTTGATGGTGCTTCCCCAGTCGGAAGCAGATATTATGGTTAATTACGGTATGGACTGTTTAGAAAAAGAGAATAGGATTCGAGAGGAAATAATATCTGAAAAAAGTTCTTTAGGAAAAGTCATAGATGTGTTAAAATGGGAAAAAAGATGATTTTATTAGACTTAATCTAAAGATTCGATTGAGGTAATTAAAGAATGAAGTGTGAGTCCTGCAATAAAAAGCATGCGACGGTTCATTTAACCGAAATTGTTGGCACTGCAAAGAAAGAGCGGCACCTTTGCGAAGAATGCGCGCAAACCGTTAATACACAACTTGCAAAAATTCCAACACCTACAGAGATATTGACCAGCCTGATTAATCAAGTAGCGCCAGAAATTAACGAGATGTCTAAGATCTCTTGCCCGGTATGTGGATTATCCTATCTGGATTTCCGCTCTCATGGTCGATTGGGTTGTCCTATGGATTATACTATTTTCAGGAAAGGTTTGATCCCGTTATTAGAAAAGATGCATGGTAGTACTCAACATGTAGGAAAGGTTCCTTCGAGGGCCGGAAAAGAATTAATCAAAAAAAATGAACTCATGCAATTACGAAGCGAACTCAATAAAGCGGTGGAAAAAGAGGATTATGAAAAGGCGGCGGAGTTGAGGGACAAGATTTATGAACTTTCAGGCGACAACAATAATGAAGATTAGTGATTTAACTGATAATACAGGAGAATGGTTAAGAGGAACGGGACCTGATTCAGATATTGTTATTAGCAGCAGGATTCGTTTGGCAAGGAATGTGGCGCGATTTCCCTTTCTTTCGAGGGCCAATGTAAAGCAAAAAACGGAACTTGAGGAAATCATAAGGGATAAGATTAAGGAATCTGAAATTACCCAGGACCTTTTTTATGTAAATCTTGCAGATATTTCGCCTGTGGATCGGCTTTTTCTTGTAGAACGTCATCTTATTAGCAGGGAGCATGCCGGAGGAGAGGGCGTAAGGGGCGTTGCTTTTGGAAAATCAGAAACCATTAGTCTTATGGTAAACGAAGAAGATCACCTGAGAATACAAGTGATTCGTTCAGGATTTGAATTAAAGGAAACATGGAAAACAATTGATGATATTGATAATAAGTTAGAGAAAAAGATAAACTATGCTTATTCCTCGCGTTTTGGTTATTTGACATCCTGCCCTACGAATGTTGGCACCGGAATGAGAGCCTCTGTTATGTTGCATTTACCTGCACTGGGCATGACACACCATATTGAAAAGGTATTTAATGCGGTTGTGAAACTTGGACTAGTAGTAAGGGGGATGTATGGTGAGGGGACGCAAGTTTCCGGAGATTTGTATCAAATCTCTAACCAGTTTACCCTTGGGAAATCAGAATTGGAAATTATTGAAATTATAGAGAGTGTGATTCCCAGGATTACCAGTTATGAGCGAATGGCGCGAAAAGCATTGGTTTCTGAAAGCCGGGAACAATTGGAAGACCGTGTATGGCGGTCTTACGGTATGCTTAAGGTCGCGCGGACGATTTCTTCCGATGAAATTTTGCACTTGCTATCTCAAGTACGAATGGGCGTTAACTTAGGAATAATTAACGATATTCAAATGAAAACATTAAATGAACTCTTCATACTTACACTACCTGGGCATTTACAAAAGTTAGAAGGACGAGAGCTTACTTCTGCTCAGAGAAATATTATTCGCGCATCGTATGTAAGAAAGCGCCTTGAAAAGATAGAAAGTTGAAAGGATAGGTATGTACTATGTTTGATCGATTTACTGATCGTGCTAGAAAAGTTATGGCGCTCGCACGCGAGGAAGCCAGGCGATTCAATCACGAATATATTGGAACCGAGCATATTTTGCTGGGGTTGGTGAAGGAAGGCAGCGGGGTTGCGGCAAATGTTTTGCAAAACCTCGATATAGAGCTGAAAAAAATACGTCTTGAAGTAGAAAAAATTGTGCAAAGCGGTTCAGACCTTGTTTCCGTAGGACAGTTACCCTTCACCCCGCGTGTAAAAAAGGTACTGGAATACGCTATGGAAGAAGCACGGGCATTAGGGCACAATTATATTGGGACAGAGCATTTATTATTGGGATTGCTGAGAGAACAGGAAGGTGTTGCGGCACAGGTATTGTTAAATCTTGGCGTAAAACTTGAGGATGTACGGGAAGAGGTTATTGGATTGCTGGGCTCTGAAGCTGCTCAAGGGGGCGCCAATCAGGAGAAAGAAGAAAAGAAGGGGAAATCGAAAACCCCTGCTTTAGATTCTTTTGGGAGGGACCTTACACAACAAGCGAGAGAACATGAGCTTGACCCTGTTATTGGACGTCAGGATGTGATTGAACGTGTTATTCAAGT
The genomic region above belongs to Candidatus Jettenia caeni and contains:
- a CDS encoding DNA mismatch repair protein; amino-acid sequence: MSKIKILPSSVINKIAAGEVIDRPASVVKELIENAIDAGASRIDTYLEDGGRKLIRVSDDGVGMDTEDLAIAFQSHATSKLQSADDLFSIHSLGFRGEALPSIGAISHACIISRAKGTIHGAEIRIDGGVLGHMKERGAPEGTQVEVRDLFFNTPVRKKFMKTAPTEIAYISEVLTRFSLSYPKIHFTLMHNNRMVFNLPPVHDVAERIGMFFGEEMRKHLISVFLREEMCALSGYVVPPFFNKANARMQFIFLNGRYIKDSAIFRAIHEAYHGKLMHKRYPIVFLFLQVEPSEVDVNVHPTKIEVRFRNTNVMYNYILSALKEGLNKSTTQPATILSPIQELERESIKTEGADLIKKSLWEQFSFKRADELSTRHGLTKRHEPISLPCESANRDDEKSVLRPISKIDNDIQTNRETDKEEKIRIPEGIMRSKRVYLQIHNSYIVEETEDGLNIIDQHALHEIILYHEIESSIRASRSFSQRLLIPELVELNPKDFFSVISLREYLESIGIEAEEFGQHTVVIRSFPQILKHLNAKAFIEEILAELSEEDFLKGKDKILSKLISVMACKGAIKAGQRLEPQEIEELLEKKRSIHAYIHNCPHGRPTALNFSLDELQRQFKRK
- a CDS encoding putative 6-pyruvoyl-tetrahydropterin synthase, producing the protein MFELIVETDFSAAHNLREYKGQCERLHGHNWKVQVVLKAENLNKLGMVMDFREAKTILGEIINTFDHAYLNELPAFKVLNPTTENLSQLLYHELKSKLPAGVMVGRVTTWESDRCGAVYFE
- a CDS encoding thiamine monophosphate synthase yields the protein MAVILQVALDFVDLHRAVKVAQEAIEGGADWLEIGTPLIKSEGMNAIRHFRKLFPAVTLVADMKTMDAGRTEVEMAAKAGANIAVVMGHAPDSTIRECIEAGRNYGIKICVDFMNDSKIDEHITNIEKWGADYIAVHTAIDDQMHGETPFNMLQRIGSKVKIPIAVAGGINSENVLDTVNAGASVVIVGGYITKSKNAKVAAESIKNAIRENRRICTTLFKRVTPEEVRDALMKLSTANISDGSHRAEGITGLYPIYTNMKLLGNAVTVRTYPGDWAKPVEAIDIAKEGDIIVIDAGGTGPAVWGELATHSALQKKIRGVVIHGAMRDVAEIRKLNFPAFTKMVMPMAGEPKGFGEINVPIRISGIQINPGDWIIGDDDGLMVLPQSEADIMVNYGMDCLEKENRIREEIISEKSSLGKVIDVLKWEKR
- a CDS encoding ATP:guanido phosphotransferase; its protein translation is MKISDLTDNTGEWLRGTGPDSDIVISSRIRLARNVARFPFLSRANVKQKTELEEIIRDKIKESEITQDLFYVNLADISPVDRLFLVERHLISREHAGGEGVRGVAFGKSETISLMVNEEDHLRIQVIRSGFELKETWKTIDDIDNKLEKKINYAYSSRFGYLTSCPTNVGTGMRASVMLHLPALGMTHHIEKVFNAVVKLGLVVRGMYGEGTQVSGDLYQISNQFTLGKSELEIIEIIESVIPRITSYERMARKALVSESREQLEDRVWRSYGMLKVARTISSDEILHLLSQVRMGVNLGIINDIQMKTLNELFILTLPGHLQKLEGRELTSAQRNIIRASYVRKRLEKIES